The sequence below is a genomic window from Candidatus Thermoplasmatota archaeon.
AAATGAGAAAAATAGAACAATAAAAAAATTAAAATCTTCTTCTTTCTCTGCCCCGACCCCATCTCCCATACCTGGGAGCTTGCTCATATTCTCTCTCGCTTATATTTGTAGAGGCATCTATCTTACCAATAACCTCATCGCATTTGCTGAGCTTTCCGTACTTCCCTACGTTCAATCGCATATGGCCTCTCACCAACGATACATATCCGTTTTCAATTTTGATTACATCTTCTGGCGCTATGCTACCAATCTGCTCATTCCAAAGCGATAGTATTATAGTTGCAGTTTCGTCGCCAACGGTAGCTTCCGCAACATATCGCGGGCCTCCAAATCTTGAGCTTATCTCTTTCTTCTCGCCTATCTCCAAAACTTTCGCTAAAACGTTTACACTTT
It includes:
- a CDS encoding single-stranded DNA-binding protein, with translation MRGEPTKIRDLTPDSKSVNVLAKVLEIGEKKEISSRFGGPRYVAEATVGDETATIILSLWNEQIGSIAPEDVIKIENGYVSLVRGHMRLNVGKYGKLSKCDEVIGKIDASTNISEREYEQAPRYGRWGRGRERRRF